DNA sequence from the Manihot esculenta cultivar AM560-2 chromosome 11, M.esculenta_v8, whole genome shotgun sequence genome:
AGCTACTGAAGCAGCTTTATTAGTAATTTTGGAGAAGATCTTTGAGGTGATTTTGAATCTTCCTACTGTGAACAGGTAAGAAATGAATCTGAATGGGATATTGTAGAGTACAAATaaataatgatgttattgaaagTATCCTCATAAACAGAGActcatgatatttttttaattatcgatTCACAGGAGGCTCTCTGATGTGCTAAGCTTACTATCTTCAGGGCAACCTAGCTGTCCACAGCTATACATTTATAGCTCTGCAGATAGAGTCATCCCTGCAGTGTCTGTGGAATCGTTTATAGAGGATCAGCGAAGAGCTGGGCATGAGGTCAGGGCTTGCAACTTTGTGTTCACGCCACATGTTGATCATTTCAGAAATGATCCAAAATTGTACAGCACTCAGCTTAGCCAATTTTTGGATGAAAATGTGCTTGCTTGTTGTAAACGTGCTTAATTGAAGCCACGGGGGCAAAACCCTtcattctttcttcttcttcttcttcttcttcttctttcaatTAGATCATAGAAATCAATTCATGGGCGCAAAGGTTGATGAATGCAACAGGAGGAAAAATAACTGTATTTATTGATCTTATTTTTTGCTATTATTTTTGATGTGTTTGGGGCAATTGAAATTGGAATATACCCTTTAGAGAATAGCTTGTGACTGGATGGTGGGCCATGTCTCACTGACTTGTTAATTGTAATTTTTGTTTACATCAGTGAAGTTATTTAACATCATATTGATCGTATTGCTTGGGTACAGgcggggtgagcattcggtcggttcggtttaaaatcaaactgaatcaaataaattgaaaatcgaaattttagtatttataaaaatcgaatcgaatcgattttggtcagaaaccgaatcgaatcgaatcggtctgatttagttcgattcgatttaatttgatcgatttcgatttttaataatttttttaatttttttacactttatttttaatattttacaatttaattaaaatattttaattttaatatgatttaatttctctatattattaaaaaaatatattattatcactaatcagttcggtttgattttttcaattttttttattaaaattgaatcgaatcgaaataatcaaaattttaaaattaaaaatcgaatcaaatcgaaatgtataaaaaatcaaatcaaatttttaaatcgatttgatttgatcaacTTTTTCAGTTTGAACTTAATACTGCTAAACCCTAggtaataaatcaatttttcacCCATTCACTTTTAGTTCTAGACTAAATTAGATGGATATTAGTGTGGCGTAacctataaaaattataatattattttaattaaaaaataacttattaaataatatttttatattttttaataaatattactcGACAAGATAAAAAATAAGCTCTACCTTGATAAGGGGTTTTTAATTATCTCTTTAAAAAGGGTTTTCTTCTTTCGGATAAAGGCTTCctctttttattcaattttttctttcttttctcttctccatttatttattttttaatacctcCTATCATTGAAATCTTATTTCCTTTGATCTAATTTGAACATCGAAATATCTCTACCAAAAGTATTTTTAATAGACCTCTAATCTcattttttccattttaaatttttattcctACATCGATCATTGCTTAAGCTGTACGAGAAATTTTCTTTCATCAATATAGTATAATGGTACCAATACATCTCAAAAGCTAAAACATTGTACGACCATTGTTCAATCATGGGATGAATGTACGATGTCTTGCCTAACAGTTTACAAATGAAACATCCTGATGTTCATCTAGCAAAAGCTTGTACCTTTGTTAACACAAAACTGTCAGGTGGTTTTATATTGGATGAGACTACATGTCTGGCTGGGGCATCTTCGTACCAGGTTTTCTTGGTTGACGGTTCGGCTGCATACCGGATGAGCCATgcttttcaataaattttaaggCACTGTCCATCATATACCCTGACAGCCCTAATCTCACTACTCCAACCGCTGAAAATGCCCAACAGGAGCCTACATTTTGATTGAGAGTTAGAAATTATTCAGTCATCTCAAGTATCTGAAATTTTCATTCGTAAGATCCGCAAACTGATTGAGACCAAGTCTGTAGATCTGCCTGCCTCAAAGTTAAAAGAATCTATGCTATAAGATCTACATTTACCCCGAGTCCTTGACTATTTTGTAATCCATATCCTTCTCTTTAACGTCCTTGTATATGTGTCCAAAACGAGACATCTATTGCTCATGCCTCCTCCTATAAACAGAAGCCCAAACTCCTAGTACCAAACTAATGCGCAGATACTGCTTCATGAACTCAATCCACGGTGAGCATAAAATCTTAGGCCCCTGCCAATAGTGGTGCAAAAAACACGCATTGAGCCAGACATACAAACTCCAGCCCCCCAATATGATTTAAGTAGTGAATCTGTGATTACTCTTTCATAATTTACTTCAGGCCTATATGCCCTTGAAAATGTTGGGACTAGCATATAATGTCATTCAGGCCTATATACCGCTGAAAATGTTCGGACTTGGTTCATTTTGGTATCAGTTTTGCTAAGCCACTCTAAATGCAAATTGAAGTTTGTATTACTGCTATGCTAGCACATGGCATTCGCTTTAGGCTCAGTTCTTCGGCATTCCGAGTCTCTTTCATTCATGGGGATGGGGAGCACAAATGAATCACCTAGTTTTAGTCTCAAAACGAAGCAGCTTCCACGTTGAATATTGCATTGACATGATAATGATCTCCCTCAGCTAAAATAAATGTCATCATATTCcattagtttttcttttaaatcaACAAGAAGAGATTTTCTTTCAATTCCACAAGTTTTGAAACATAGAGCAAAGAACGAGTCTGAGAAGCCctgaaaaataaaatgcaagCCTTGTTCATTGTACTATATCAAGCCAAACTCAGACAAATGAAGGAATTGATGCAACAAACAAATAACTAAATTGTAACCTGTTCTTTGTTTATCGTAATAGTTTAGCTTCCAAACCCAAAACTGTGGAACTATTTTAGATGGTTACATGCAACCATTGACGAGTGACAAAACAAGATGTAAAGGATAGGCGATGCATCATCAAGGTTTCTGTCCTAGGAGTGCCGGCCTATAGAATACATGGCTTTGTGCTATCTCAATGCGATCTCTTGGGTCATTCATAGTTTCATCCCTTAATACTTGAAGAATGGCCTGTACTGAAAACTCCCTGGGCATTTGAATAAACGAACAAAATTAGATTGCAGTCTGCTCCTAACGTAGCATATGAATTCAGAAAAATGGTGACCATAAAAATACAGTAGGTTCACACATATTGCCTCAGATCAAGTTCCCATCTAACTTCTGCATTTACAGTGTGCATGTGTTGGTGGATAGGTGAATTTGTAAATGAgatttatgaataattttatctAGAATGAGTCAAAAAATACCTTGCGATGAGTATTCTATATAGCATCTTTAATATGGGGCAAAGTGCAACTGGAGCTACAGGCTTGTTTTCTTCAGGATGCAGGACACTTAAGCAGGATTCACTTAGCAGTTCATAAAATGCTTTCACTGCAGAGACACCCTGGAAAGCAAAATTTCAGCCCAACATTCTAGATGAGTCAGGTAAGAGGTAAAACAGAACAAAATGAAAACCCATGTCGTCATCAATGGTAGATGGTCAGGCAACTAGAACTATGGCCTCAATCAAACTTCAGGCAACCAGAACTAGAGCCAAAATAAAAACAGACCCCTTTTAAGTTCAAGAGCATCAATCATTTATTTATCACCATGTCTATGAGTAACAATAACCAATACCTGAATCATCCCCTTGCCCTTAATGCTATCGCCCATTTCAAGGTTCAACTCTCCTTTGGCTAGCTGCTGACCATACCATGCATTACGCCCTTTCAACAAGGTTACGTAAGTGTCAGCCAACAGGGGACCGGCAAGTTTCTCAGGTTCTTCTGCCAACAAATGTGTGATAAATATCATCTCTGATGTACAGTGTGCAAAGTACACTGATTTACTGGTTGCACTCTCATTTGTAAGAGCTGCCATCATTCCTGTAGAAGCATGACTGAAAGTTAAAAACACAGATTAAAGATTTGAAACTGTCACTCAACATTCTGCTAACCTAATGAAAAATTTCCTTTAATATATTAAAGAACTAATAGCAACAAAACTGTAGTCACATTACAATATCACACAGCAAAAAATTTAACTCTTAGTCATGATGCAGTCATTAACTTCTCTCTAGTGCCAAAAGATCCATTGTTCTTCTCACTTGACAACTCAATTATAAAAGATTTGTCCAAACACAAGCCACTATTAACAATTACATCTGTAACAAATTAAATCAATTGCATAGAAGAGATAATATCACTTCTCATATTGATAAGTTCTATACAATTTCTGATATGCATCCTATTAGGTTTAAAGCCTAACCAAAAGACTAACACACTTTCCAACATGCAGCTTCTTGGTAATGGATGTTGCATTCCTTTAGGAGCCTACAGAATCTGAAAGCAGTTTATGAGTCAGAGTGGAATCAACTCAAATATTATAGCAACCTCATCTAGATCCAACCTACATTTTCAGTCTGTCATGCTGTAAAGAGCTCAACCATTGCTTATAAGGTGTGAATGACATGAGCATTATGATCTATGAAATCCAAACTTAAGGAATGAAGAAACTGAAGCTTACCAGCTCCGATGGCATAGACATTTTTTAGACCACCCATGACTTCATGAGTAACAAGGTCACCATTATCCCATACTATAAAATGAGGCTGCCTTAAAAACTTTGCCAAAGGTTTCCTCCATTTTTCTGCTCCACATATTCGAGCATTAGCATATTCCTTATTGTAAATCTCTGATGCAATGTTAGGTCCTCCAAGGTAAAGGATGTTCTCCATTGGAACTCCAGCTGCAAAGCACAACATATTCAATTATTATGCATGCAACATTGATattaaagaaaaaggaaaatcacACAATTTGCAAGAGAAAAAAGATCTACGAAATGTAATTTTACTTGCTCTGTTGATCATTTGAGTGGGGGTTATTATGCGAGGCTCCGGCTCCAACTCAGCCTCTACGCCCTTTGCCAAAGAGATAATAACTGGTACCGTGATCCTCTCCTTCCAATACCTACTAATTTCCTCAAACACCTCGCGCGTTTCAGTTGATGGCAACCCATTAATGACAATATCAGCATCCCACACAGCCTCCTGCAAATTGGTCACAACCTTCAAAGGGCAAAGAGGGGTATCTATCATATTCAAGCAAAAGCCATCTTTCAAAATCTCATCAGCATGTAAAGTCCTATCACCTAATCTTGCCTCAACATACTTCAAGTATGCACAGCGCCTAATCAATCTCCTTAATACATCTTCCCTGGAATTGATCACTTCAAACAGGTGCTCAGATGTGGCCCTATCAACTGATCTGCCAGGCCTTCTCCATATCCTAATTAGAACCTTATCCCTTAGATGGCCATAACTATCTTGCAATAAGGCAGTAAATACACTCCCCCAGGCACCTGCACCAATTCCAACAATCCTCAAGGGATCACCTTCTGCTTTGCCTATGAGATGTCGAAGCTCATCCAGCTTCTCTTCTAAAGCACCATTTGAGGTCTGATTCTGAATTGACCCATTGGAGTACACATTGAGAGTCGATGGTTCAGTCTTCTCAATCATTCTGTCCTGCCAAATACTGCCTTCAATAAGAAATCGCTATAAAGTATGGGCAGCAACAATACCAAAGCACAAAAAGCTTTCTGGAAATATACCCTAAGCTCCACACAGAATATTCAATACGATAAACTCGAAACCGATCAATTTCTTTGGACTTTGAAAAAGCCGAATTTCAATTTATACATATGCTTTATTCCTGGAGCAAGTCTTAAGAGCCTAGATCTGCAAATCAGCAGTCAAATATAGCAATAGACCATAGACCCAGAAGTGTAGAACATGGATTCTTAAAGAATTTTACAACACGGGTTTTTCATGGTACTTTATCGAATCAGCATCTGTCCACAACCCAAGTATGAAATTACAAAGAAACCAAAGATCACAATTTTGGAAAAGCGGTGCACAGCCTCGGTCATCTAACCCCACAAAAGGCAGTCAACAAAAAAGAGACTGGTGACACAGAGAGAAAGGAAAGCGAAACTCTACTGTCGGCTTCTCAACGCGGTGACACCAATTCTGGATTTTTGTTTGCTTCTATGTCTGAAAGCGAGAAAAATCACGCATCCTCATGAAAAACAAAATAGGTATTTTGAGATGGAATACAAAGAAGGAATGCGTGTTTGGCCTGGTTTTCTTGCAGGAAGTaaccaagaagaagaagatggcgGCGTTTGCATCGAAGAGCGTAGAAGCTCTTGCGTTGCCTGAGAGCCCACAGGACAGCTGATGCTGATGTGCTCTTACGATGAGCTTTGGTTTATCTGATGTTGCCACCTGGCAAAAATCATTAGCGCAATACGCTGTCGTCAGGGCCTCCCTAAACACGACAAATCGTAGTATGAATAGAAATGCTCCCCCCTTTTCTTTTCGGAAAATAAATAACATGGAAATTGTCCGCTGAAACGGAAGGATCAGATCATATCCTATTGAGAACCTCGGAAGTAAAATAAAGCAATGAAAGATAAaggatcaaaatttttaaacacTGTAATTTGATGAATTGAAAAGGTAACATTTTTCATGATTACCTTAACGACCTTTACTTTTATTCTTACCTCCACAGTGTTAATGGGCCAGGTTGAATTGGGCGACGCTTCCTGCGGTTCTGTAGTTCTTTGGGGCAAATATGGGTTGTCGATTAATGCCGCTTCCCACAAAGAGATGACGGTATTTAGCTCGGGCTTTTTGTAAAATCaggtttaaaaaatatatattttttaaattctgattcgcaaaaaaatttttttcgATTTATAAGTACGATAGACTCTACCGCATTTATAAAGTAcgataatagaaaaaaataaaatttttttaaaataaaaaattataccgCACATGTAAAGTGccgaaaattttttttttttgaataaaaacttCTACCGCGGTagaattttctaattaatttttctctctCCCCCAAATTAAAATGAGGGGTTTCAATTTCTGTAGTATTATCGGATTGTAACGTGCGGTAatactataatttattttttaaatatatattatattatattatattatattatatttatttatttttatattaaatatatataattataaaaattatattaatattaattattttaatataattaaattttaatattataatgattatatataatttattttaataattaaaattatatataaatataacatcattaaaaattataaaaaattata
Encoded proteins:
- the LOC110625734 gene encoding probable glycerol-3-phosphate dehydrogenase [NAD(+)] 1, cytosolic, translating into MIEKTEPSTLNVYSNGSIQNQTSNGALEEKLDELRHLIGKAEGDPLRIVGIGAGAWGSVFTALLQDSYGHLRDKVLIRIWRRPGRSVDRATSEHLFEVINSREDVLRRLIRRCAYLKYVEARLGDRTLHADEILKDGFCLNMIDTPLCPLKVVTNLQEAVWDADIVINGLPSTETREVFEEISRYWKERITVPVIISLAKGVEAELEPEPRIITPTQMINRATGVPMENILYLGGPNIASEIYNKEYANARICGAEKWRKPLAKFLRQPHFIVWDNGDLVTHEVMGGLKNVYAIGAGMMAALTNESATSKSVYFAHCTSEMIFITHLLAEEPEKLAGPLLADTYVTLLKGRNAWYGQQLAKGELNLEMGDSIKGKGMIQGVSAVKAFYELLSESCLSVLHPEENKPVAPVALCPILKMLYRILIAREFSVQAILQVLRDETMNDPRDRIEIAQSHVFYRPALLGQKP